From the Novosphingobium terrae genome, one window contains:
- a CDS encoding replication initiation protein, whose protein sequence is MRVAATLAGKGGEDFAKPGKLIEVRFVKGQSLSLTASRLLALMILTAGGDAWRDIPHRMRKADIRRGHKGNERIVDMLEELHRTLFAEDDKSWRGKRATKRFSLIQASWEEVEDDDKETGWIEWQFTPDARRLIQESQTYAVMNRQAVLGFRSAYSLKLYEEGALRLHRRQPVWKVDMVGLRAALGIAPEKYADFAQLRRKVLSVAKSEIDQLAHFTVDWTELRRGRAVNEIEFRFTPKAAPAQLERVDELARHSKGRTARRENTVETVVEDSPALPDNAVAAIVANLTNNLASPDRAPRAKFARFPSGSLRYGAQEFYDIALASGGGWDVDLIASAYREKMKERLNALSGPKLEMSWKGHCESFYSRRGRPS, encoded by the coding sequence ATGCGTGTGGCTGCGACATTGGCAGGCAAAGGCGGGGAGGATTTCGCCAAGCCCGGCAAGTTGATCGAGGTCCGTTTCGTCAAGGGCCAGTCGCTGAGCCTGACAGCGTCGCGTCTTCTCGCTCTGATGATCCTCACTGCTGGCGGCGACGCCTGGCGCGACATTCCTCACAGGATGCGGAAGGCGGATATCCGTCGAGGCCACAAGGGCAACGAGCGCATTGTCGATATGCTCGAAGAGCTGCACCGAACCCTTTTCGCCGAGGACGACAAATCCTGGCGAGGGAAGCGTGCGACCAAGCGCTTCAGTCTGATCCAGGCTTCGTGGGAAGAGGTTGAGGATGATGACAAGGAGACAGGCTGGATCGAATGGCAATTCACGCCAGACGCCCGGCGCCTGATCCAAGAGTCGCAGACCTACGCGGTCATGAACCGCCAGGCAGTCCTTGGCTTTCGTTCGGCCTATTCGCTCAAACTTTATGAGGAAGGCGCACTGCGGCTCCATCGGCGGCAACCGGTTTGGAAGGTCGATATGGTTGGGCTGCGTGCAGCGCTCGGCATCGCGCCGGAGAAATACGCTGACTTCGCTCAATTGCGTCGCAAAGTCCTGTCCGTCGCCAAAAGCGAGATCGATCAACTCGCTCATTTCACAGTCGACTGGACCGAGCTGCGCCGCGGACGCGCTGTCAACGAAATCGAGTTTCGCTTCACGCCCAAGGCAGCGCCAGCCCAACTCGAACGGGTTGATGAGCTGGCGCGGCACTCGAAGGGGCGGACCGCGCGGCGAGAGAATACGGTCGAGACCGTAGTCGAGGACTCCCCTGCCCTTCCAGATAATGCTGTTGCCGCGATCGTGGCTAACCTCACCAACAACCTGGCTTCGCCGGATCGCGCCCCGCGCGCAAAGTTTGCTCGCTTCCCTTCCGGTTCTCTCAGATACGGGGCACAGGAATTTTACGACATTGCTCTCGCATCGGGCGGTGGTTGGGACGTCGATCTGATTGCCTCTGCCTATCGAGAGAAGATGAAGGAGCGTCTGAATGCTCTCTCTGGGCCTAAGCTGGAAATGTCCTGGAAGGGGCATTGTGAGTCTTTCTACTCTCGGCGTGGGCGACCATCCTAA